Within Actinomycetes bacterium, the genomic segment CAGGGGAAGACGATCATCTTCATCGCCCACTCCCTGGACGAGGTGCTCGCCATCGCCGACCGCATCACCGTACTCCGGGACGGCAAGGCCATCGGCACCGTCGACGCGGCCGGCACCACCGAGGAGGAGGTGGCCGAGATGATGGTCGGCCGCCCGGTCCTGCTCGAGCGGGTGCATGGACAGGCCGTCCCCGGCGACCCCGTGCTGCAGGTCAAGGACCTGCGGGTCCTGGTCCGGGGCAGGGAGCAGGTCGCCGGCATCGACCTCGACGTGCGCCGGTCGGAGATCTACGGCCTGGCCGGCGTCGAGGGCAACGGCCAGGCCGAGCTGGTCGAGGCGCTGGTCGGGCTGCGCCAGCCCGACGGCGGCCGGATCTACCTCAACGACGAGGAGATCACCTACGCCAGCGTCCGGGAGCGGCGCCAGCAGGGCCTGGCCTACATCCCGGAGGACCGTCACGCCCGTGGCATGGTCCTGCCCATGACCCTGTGGGAGAACGGCGTGCTCGGCCAGCACGAGCGCCGGCCCTTCTCGCGCCTGGGCATCCTCGACCCCAGGGCGATGCGGGCGCGGGCCGCCGAGCTGATCCGCGACTTCCGGGTCAAGGCCCCCAGCGTGAGCGCGCCCGGCTACGCCCTTTCCGGCGGCAACCAGCAGAAGCTCGTGCTCGCCCGCGAGTTCGCCGCCGAGCCGAAACTGCTGATCGCCGCCTACCCCACCCGCGGGCTGGACATCGGCGCCACCGAGTTCGTGTGGCAGGAGCTGGTCGCCGGCCGCGACGCCGGCATGGCCGTGCTGCTGATCTCGGCCGACCTCGAGGAGATCCTGGCCCTGTCGGACCGGGTCGGCGTCATCTACGACGGCCGCATCGCCACCGAGCTGGACGGGTCGGCGGCGACCATGAACGAGCTCGGCCTGTACATGACCGGGGCCCGCTCCGACCGGGAGCCGGCGGCATGAGCCGGAACGCCCGCGGCCGTACATGCGGCAGCGCCTGCGGCAGCGCCTGCGGCAGCGCCTGCGGCGGGGTGATCGCATGAGGCTGGTCGCACGAGGGTGGTCGCATGAGGCTGGTCGCACGAGGGTGATCGCATGAGGGTGATCGCATGAGGGTGATCGCATGAGGCTGGTCGCACGAGGCTGGTCGCACGAGGCTGGTCGAATGAGGTTGGTCGCATGAAGGTCGAGGAGCGTCCGCCCGCGCCCCAGCCGCCCGCCGAGACGCCGCCCCCCAAGGTCGACTGGGCCGAGCAGGCCCGCCGCTTCGGCTTCCAGCTGCTGGCGCCGTTCGCCTCCCTGGTGCTCG encodes:
- a CDS encoding ABC transporter ATP-binding protein encodes the protein MAEEVVGPGGGERSPGPEAPLAIECRGITRRYAGVVANDHVDLAVREGEVHALVGENGAGKSTLMKMLYGLEQPDEGEILVRGQLEQIDSPRKAIALRIGMVHQHFMLVDNFTVAENVVLGAEPGTGGRLDLDEAERRVGELARGFGTKLDPGDRVETLAVGQQQRVEILKLLYRGADILILDEPTAVLVPQEVEELFQSMRSLKEQGKTIIFIAHSLDEVLAIADRITVLRDGKAIGTVDAAGTTEEEVAEMMVGRPVLLERVHGQAVPGDPVLQVKDLRVLVRGREQVAGIDLDVRRSEIYGLAGVEGNGQAELVEALVGLRQPDGGRIYLNDEEITYASVRERRQQGLAYIPEDRHARGMVLPMTLWENGVLGQHERRPFSRLGILDPRAMRARAAELIRDFRVKAPSVSAPGYALSGGNQQKLVLAREFAAEPKLLIAAYPTRGLDIGATEFVWQELVAGRDAGMAVLLISADLEEILALSDRVGVIYDGRIATELDGSAATMNELGLYMTGARSDREPAA